The stretch of DNA CTTTAAACATTCCTTGTCTCATATCAAGGGTTGGGGGCTGCTTATACATAGCTACAATAACTATATTTCCTCTTACTCTTACAACTTCGGTAATGGCTTCCACTACAGAAGGATGTCCCGCACAATCAAAGACGTAATCTGCACCAATATTATCGGTTCCTTCTACTATTTTCTCTGTTACATTCTCAGATAATGGATCCAACGTTTGAAAACCGAGTTGTTTCGCCTTCTCTAATCGTAATTTATTTGGTTCCACGATTATCAAATTCTTTGCTCCATAAGACCTTAAAGTTAAAGCTACACAAAGACCAATCGTTCCTGCACCGAAAATTACGACGCTATCTCCAGGCATGTAGTTACCTTGCCTTATCGCGTGTACAGCAACTGCAACTGGCTCAATTAGCGCACCTAATTTCATTGAAATATTATCTTTCAAAGGTACGATGCTATGTATGGGAACTTTCACATACTCTCCCATCCCACCATCACAATCTATACCCACTAATTTCAAGTTCTCACATACATGGCTATACCCATTTTGACAAGGATAGCATTCACCACAACGTAATAAAGGATTGACCGTTACCCTTGTTCCTTTCTTTAAAGTTGGGTGACCTTCTTCAATCGTTCCTGAGAACTCATGCCCCATGACTAAAGGGGCCTCTGCACGTGGATGCACACCAGCAAATATACTTAAATCACTCCCACAAATCCCAGCATATGACGTTTTTATAATTGCCCAACCTTTGGTTATCGTTGGTTTTCGATTATTCTGAAATAAAATGTTCTTTGGTCCAGCATAAGTTACTGTCTCCATAACACCTTTCCTTCCATCTTAGTATTACATTCTCTATGATTTAGATTCTATTCCATTACTCCAAATAATTTAGGAATGAACAGAGATATAGCTGGAACAAAAGTAACCAGTAATAATAACACAATCGTTACTAGAAAAAATGGAGCCAGTGGCTTAATCACATTTTCTATCGGTAACTTAGCAACTCTTGCTCCGACAAATAAAACCGGTCCTACAGGGGGAGTAATCGTTCCAATACTTAAATTCAATACCATCATAATCCCAAAATGAATTGGATCCATTCCTAGATCTAATGCAATAGGTAAAAAAATCGGTGTAAAAATAAGTACTGCCGGAGTCGGATCCATAAATGTACCAATAATAAGTAAAACGATATTCATGATTAATAAAATAATAATCATGTTATCCGAAATGGAAAGTAATAAATCAGCGATTAGTCCTGGAATGTTTGTGAAAGACATTACCCAAGACATAATGGTAGAAACACCTATTAAAAACACCACGATAGAAGTTGTTCTAGTAGCTTCTAATAAAATACTTGGTAAATCTCTTATCTTAATTGACCGGTAGACAAATGATAATAGCAAGGAATACACTACCGCTATGGCCGACCCTTCCGTAGCGGTGAATACTCCTCCTACTATACCGCCAATTACGATCACGATAAGCAGAAGACTTGGTATCGCATCCAGTATTACTAATAATTTTTGTTTCCAACTTATTTCTATTTGGCTTTTATAACCTCTCTTCTTCGCAATGATAAGGGCTACCAAAATACAAGCAAGGCCCCACAAAAGTCCAGGTACGTATCCAGCTAAAAATAAAGCTGCTATAGAAGTACCACCACTAACTAGTGAGAAGACAATCATAATATTACTAGGTGGAATGAGCATACCCGTTGGTGCGGAGCCTATATTTACAGCTGCACTAAACTCTCTTTTATAGCCTTCCTTTTCTTGTTGCTCTCCCATCGTGCTTCCGACTGCAGCTGCTGCAGCAACAGCCGATCCACTAATAGAACCGAATAGCATATTAGCTAAAATATTTGTATGCGCTAAGGATCCAGGCATTTTTCCACTTAAAATTTTTGCACAATTGATTAATTTCGACGCGATGCCTCCATTATTCATAATAACGCCTGCTAATACAAAGAATGGGATTGCTAGTAACGTAAATGAATTTATTCCTGTAAACATACGCTGTGCTGATGTGAGAAGACCATTATCAAACTCTAATATCGTAAACATA from Oceanobacillus iheyensis HTE831 encodes:
- a CDS encoding zinc-dependent alcohol dehydrogenase — its product is METVTYAGPKNILFQNNRKPTITKGWAIIKTSYAGICGSDLSIFAGVHPRAEAPLVMGHEFSGTIEEGHPTLKKGTRVTVNPLLRCGECYPCQNGYSHVCENLKLVGIDCDGGMGEYVKVPIHSIVPLKDNISMKLGALIEPVAVAVHAIRQGNYMPGDSVVIFGAGTIGLCVALTLRSYGAKNLIIVEPNKLRLEKAKQLGFQTLDPLSENVTEKIVEGTDNIGADYVFDCAGHPSVVEAITEVVRVRGNIVIVAMYKQPPTLDMRQGMFKELNIQFVRVYTDKDFQIAIDLVDNHKEYEDIITHVLQPEEAQKGFDLLTTHTDAVKVMYEFNRGEL
- a CDS encoding TRAP transporter large permease, whose product is MAVQAGLILLVGIVFLLIIGVPIAISVGVSSVLAMFTILEFDNGLLTSAQRMFTGINSFTLLAIPFFVLAGVIMNNGGIASKLINCAKILSGKMPGSLAHTNILANMLFGSISGSAVAAAAAVGSTMGEQQEKEGYKREFSAAVNIGSAPTGMLIPPSNIMIVFSLVSGGTSIAALFLAGYVPGLLWGLACILVALIIAKKRGYKSQIEISWKQKLLVILDAIPSLLLIVIVIGGIVGGVFTATEGSAIAVVYSLLLSFVYRSIKIRDLPSILLEATRTTSIVVFLIGVSTIMSWVMSFTNIPGLIADLLLSISDNMIIILLIMNIVLLIIGTFMDPTPAVLIFTPIFLPIALDLGMDPIHFGIMMVLNLSIGTITPPVGPVLFVGARVAKLPIENVIKPLAPFFLVTIVLLLLVTFVPAISLFIPKLFGVME